In Nocardioides sp. JQ2195, a genomic segment contains:
- a CDS encoding histone protein — translation MSATTKIAIGVASGYLLGRTKKLKLAFTVGSLLAGQRVATNPRALLAQGSKLVDNNPELQKLQGQITGRLMDAAKTAALTTATSRLELLSSRLRDDGGDDETDEYDEYEDDAGEEPEDSEEEPEDSEEPDEGDEAEDESAEEPEEPTDEGEEPEDEPEEPERPRRSRRSSSRSPRKSAPTKSKSSPSGRPTKQATSAASGRRGAGAKKTSSAAKKSPAKKASGATSAPKKTSTAKTSTAKTAAKSAPAKKTAAKKSGRAAKKAPSAAKKSTAKKSPARKSAAKKTSGSSSRSSRSGSRS, via the coding sequence ATGTCTGCAACGACCAAGATCGCCATTGGTGTGGCCAGTGGGTATCTTCTCGGCCGCACCAAGAAGTTGAAGCTCGCGTTCACCGTCGGCAGTCTTCTCGCCGGCCAACGAGTGGCAACCAATCCACGCGCCCTGCTGGCGCAGGGCTCGAAGCTGGTCGACAACAACCCGGAGCTGCAGAAGCTCCAGGGTCAGATCACCGGCCGGCTGATGGACGCTGCGAAGACTGCGGCGCTGACCACGGCGACCTCGCGTCTCGAGCTCCTGAGCTCCAGGCTTCGCGATGACGGCGGTGACGACGAGACTGACGAGTACGACGAGTACGAAGACGACGCCGGCGAGGAGCCCGAGGACTCGGAGGAGGAACCGGAGGACTCGGAGGAGCCCGACGAGGGCGACGAGGCCGAGGATGAGTCAGCCGAGGAACCAGAGGAACCGACGGACGAGGGTGAGGAACCCGAGGACGAGCCGGAGGAGCCCGAGCGTCCTCGTCGCTCGCGCAGGTCCTCGTCCAGGAGCCCCCGGAAGTCGGCACCGACGAAGTCCAAGTCCTCGCCGTCCGGACGCCCCACGAAGCAGGCCACGTCGGCGGCCTCCGGGCGACGAGGCGCCGGCGCCAAGAAGACCTCATCGGCCGCCAAGAAGTCACCGGCCAAGAAGGCTTCGGGCGCGACGTCTGCGCCAAAGAAGACCAGCACTGCGAAGACCAGCACGGCGAAGACCGCGGCGAAGTCCGCACCGGCCAAGAAGACCGCCGCGAAGAAGTCGGGGAGGGCAGCGAAGAAGGCTCCCTCGGCGGCCAAGAAGAGCACAGCCAAGAAGAGCCCCGCCCGCAAGAGCGCGGCGAAGAAGACGTCCGGCTCCTCGAGCCGGTCCAGCCGTTCCGGATCGAGGAGCTGA
- the gvpJ gene encoding gas vesicle protein GvpJ: MSRRSGGGYLDRPAPSGLADVIEIILDKGIVIDAYVRVSLVGIELLTIDARIVIASVDTYLRFAEATNRLDLIEHGGGKPLDEFIGNMQESGAGGKVKGAVEGAKKALTGKDDDDKDDDESSRRPVKRAPRRRAEKA, from the coding sequence ATGTCCCGTCGCAGTGGCGGCGGATACCTCGACCGCCCGGCCCCGAGTGGGCTCGCGGACGTCATTGAAATCATCCTCGACAAGGGCATCGTGATCGACGCCTACGTCCGCGTCTCCCTGGTGGGCATCGAGCTGCTCACCATCGACGCTCGCATCGTCATCGCCAGTGTCGACACCTACCTCCGCTTCGCCGAGGCCACCAACCGTCTGGACCTGATCGAGCACGGCGGCGGAAAGCCCTTGGACGAGTTCATCGGCAACATGCAGGAGAGCGGCGCCGGCGGCAAGGTGAAGGGCGCCGTCGAAGGTGCGAAGAAGGCCTTGACCGGAAAGGACGACGACGACAAGGACGATGACGAGTCGTCCCGTCGCCCGGTCAAGCGTGCGCCGCGTCGACGTGCTGAGAAGGCGTGA
- a CDS encoding SRPBCC family protein encodes MAKTPNPAMDKLKDVSSDLLKTVGERALSTVTDKVGGLTDKLEDIADGGPIGKAVSKGAEAKAEGDNPVAGAVKGAFSGIKDKVTGGGGKSGGGSKAAKSTNIIESIDVGVPISVAYNQWTEFGAFPSFMKKVENVEAEEETKLTFKAQIFLSHRTWEATILEQIPDERIVWKSKGEKGHVDGAVTFHELGPNLTRILVVLEYYPQGLFEKTGNIWEAQGRRARAELRHFRRHVMTRTILEPDDVEGWRGVIQDGEVVQSHEEVVEQEEQEQEEQDQDEQEPDEQEPDEQEEPEDEYEDSDESEEAEPEDDYEEPEDEESDEQPEEEYEEPDESEEPEPEDDYEEPEEESEEEYEEPEESEEAEPEDDYEEPEEAEPDDEEPEGEDEDDYEEVEEEGEEEADPEEEYEEGEVDDEDEIRDEEPEEKPRSRRRRKS; translated from the coding sequence ATGGCGAAGACACCCAACCCAGCGATGGACAAGCTGAAGGACGTGTCGTCCGACCTGCTCAAGACGGTCGGCGAGCGCGCACTGAGCACAGTCACCGACAAGGTCGGCGGGCTGACGGACAAGCTCGAGGACATCGCCGACGGAGGCCCCATCGGCAAGGCCGTGAGCAAGGGCGCGGAGGCCAAGGCCGAGGGGGACAACCCCGTCGCCGGCGCCGTGAAGGGAGCCTTCTCCGGGATCAAGGACAAGGTCACCGGCGGCGGTGGGAAGAGCGGCGGTGGATCGAAGGCGGCCAAGTCGACGAACATCATCGAGTCGATCGACGTCGGTGTGCCGATCTCCGTCGCCTACAACCAGTGGACCGAGTTCGGTGCCTTCCCCAGCTTCATGAAGAAGGTCGAGAACGTCGAGGCCGAGGAGGAGACCAAGCTCACGTTCAAGGCCCAGATCTTCCTGAGCCACCGCACGTGGGAGGCGACGATCCTGGAGCAGATTCCTGACGAGCGCATCGTGTGGAAGTCGAAGGGCGAGAAGGGCCACGTCGACGGCGCGGTCACCTTCCACGAGCTCGGGCCGAATCTCACCAGGATCTTGGTGGTCCTCGAGTACTACCCCCAGGGCCTGTTCGAGAAGACGGGCAACATCTGGGAGGCACAGGGACGGCGTGCCCGTGCAGAGCTGCGGCACTTCCGGCGTCACGTGATGACGCGGACGATCCTGGAGCCCGACGACGTCGAGGGATGGCGCGGAGTCATCCAGGACGGCGAGGTCGTCCAGTCGCACGAAGAAGTGGTCGAGCAGGAGGAACAGGAGCAGGAGGAACAGGACCAGGACGAGCAGGAGCCGGACGAGCAGGAGCCGGACGAGCAGGAGGAGCCGGAGGACGAGTACGAGGACTCCGACGAGTCCGAGGAGGCCGAGCCCGAGGACGACTACGAGGAGCCCGAGGACGAAGAGTCCGACGAGCAGCCCGAGGAGGAGTACGAGGAGCCCGACGAGTCCGAGGAGCCTGAGCCCGAGGACGACTACGAGGAGCCCGAGGAGGAGTCGGAGGAGGAGTACGAGGAGCCCGAGGAGTCCGAGGAGGCCGAGCCCGAGGACGACTACGAGGAGCCCGAGGAGGCCGAGCCCGACGACGAAGAGCCCGAGGGTGAGGACGAGGACGACTACGAAGAAGTGGAGGAGGAAGGCGAGGAGGAAGCAGATCCCGAGGAGGAGTACGAGGAAGGCGAGGTGGATGACGAGGACGAGATCCGCGACGAGGAACCAGAAGAGAAGCCTCGATCGCGTCGTCGCCGCAAGTCCTGA
- a CDS encoding GvpL/GvpF family gas vesicle protein, which yields MAMAADVRQQTGCWVYAVVRGADRPAMDAVGIDDAPLRLLVHGAVAAVVADVAVDRPPGRRADLMAYSRVVDDLLAGGVVVPVQFGSLMPDEASVVEDFLAPNEGHFTELLDQLEGRSQFTVRATYVTDTVLREVVATDPAVAELRARTKGQPEEAVYGDLVRLGELVAQEMEAKRDVDAETVCDAVAPLTVAVNVTAGSGLEAVVDLTCLVDDDRRADFEDRLEDLAEILHERIHLSLVGPVAPYDFVEGAPWG from the coding sequence ATGGCCATGGCCGCCGACGTCCGACAGCAGACAGGATGCTGGGTGTACGCGGTGGTGCGCGGAGCGGATCGTCCTGCCATGGACGCCGTCGGGATCGACGACGCGCCGTTGCGGCTGCTCGTCCACGGGGCGGTGGCAGCCGTGGTCGCCGACGTCGCGGTGGATCGGCCTCCGGGGAGACGCGCCGACCTCATGGCCTACAGCCGTGTGGTGGACGACCTCCTCGCCGGCGGGGTGGTCGTGCCGGTGCAGTTCGGGTCGCTCATGCCCGACGAGGCAAGCGTCGTCGAGGACTTCCTGGCGCCCAACGAAGGACACTTCACTGAGCTCCTCGACCAGCTCGAGGGCCGCAGCCAGTTCACCGTGCGCGCCACCTACGTGACGGACACGGTGCTGAGGGAGGTGGTCGCCACGGATCCGGCCGTCGCAGAGCTCCGGGCGCGGACCAAGGGACAGCCCGAGGAAGCGGTGTACGGCGACCTCGTGCGTCTGGGGGAGCTCGTTGCCCAGGAGATGGAGGCCAAGCGCGACGTCGATGCCGAGACTGTCTGTGATGCCGTCGCCCCGTTGACGGTCGCCGTCAACGTGACCGCGGGCTCGGGGTTGGAGGCGGTCGTCGATCTCACCTGCCTGGTCGACGACGACCGGCGAGCCGACTTCGAGGACCGCCTCGAGGACCTGGCCGAGATCCTGCACGAGCGCATCCACCTGAGCCTGGTGGGCCCGGTGGCTCCCTACGACTTCGTCGAAGGGGCGCCATGGGGTTGA